From the Amblyraja radiata isolate CabotCenter1 chromosome 12, sAmbRad1.1.pri, whole genome shotgun sequence genome, one window contains:
- the LOC116979368 gene encoding 60S ribosomal protein L37-like, with protein MMKGTSSFGKRRGKTHTRCQRCGAKAFHLQKSTCGGKCGKCAYPAKRKRKYNWSVKAKRRNTPGTGHMQHLKVVFRRFRNGFREGATTKSRRAASSTA; from the exons ATGATGAAGGGAACATCGTCATTTGGGAAGAGGCGGGGCAAGACTCACACTCGTTGCCAGCGGTGTGGAGCTAAAGCATTTCACCTGCAGAAATCCAcctgt gggggtaaATGTGGTAAATGTGCCTACCCTGCCAAGAGAAAGAGAAAGTATAACTGGAGTGTAAAAGCCAAAAGGAGAAACACACCAGGCACAGGTCACATGCAGCACCTGAAGGTGGTGTTCCGGAGGTTCAGAAATGGATTCCGTGAAGGCGCCACCACAAAGTCCAGGCGAGCTGCTTCCAGCACTGCATAA